In the Rhodothermales bacterium genome, one interval contains:
- a CDS encoding replication protein RepA: MNQIDKLIEISWSIASTDAARADELAFMARVLVQATLPHSDPGDVKAFGRENGNFKLKIQPGIDTGVPYGSYPRLVLAWITTEAVRTKSRRITLGDSLSHFMSELDITPTGGRWGTITRLRDQMKRLFAARIAAVYDGDDAYLLNSVEIATDADLWWDPKRPDQAAVFESTVTLGEKFFEEIVRRPVPLDMRALRALKKSPLGLDLYTWLTYRVSYLRDPVEVSWQALHSQFGADYASHYEFARKAKRELQKISLVWPELSYDTPRGRLALSPSPTHVKKLKAGS, translated from the coding sequence ATGAACCAGATAGACAAGCTGATCGAGATCTCGTGGAGCATCGCGAGCACCGACGCGGCCCGCGCCGACGAGCTGGCGTTCATGGCGCGCGTGCTCGTGCAGGCCACGCTCCCGCACAGCGATCCCGGCGACGTGAAGGCCTTCGGGCGCGAGAACGGGAACTTCAAGCTCAAGATTCAGCCGGGCATCGACACGGGTGTCCCCTACGGGAGCTACCCGCGCCTCGTGTTGGCCTGGATCACCACGGAGGCCGTGCGCACGAAGAGCCGGCGGATCACGCTGGGCGACTCCCTCTCGCACTTCATGTCCGAGCTCGACATCACGCCGACGGGCGGGCGCTGGGGGACGATCACGCGCCTGAGGGACCAGATGAAGCGGCTCTTCGCCGCGCGCATCGCCGCGGTCTACGACGGGGACGACGCCTACCTCCTCAACAGCGTCGAGATCGCCACGGACGCCGACCTGTGGTGGGACCCTAAGCGCCCCGACCAGGCGGCCGTGTTCGAGAGCACCGTGACGCTCGGGGAGAAGTTCTTCGAGGAGATCGTCCGCCGCCCCGTGCCGCTCGACATGCGAGCGCTCAGGGCGCTTAAGAAGTCCCCGCTCGGGCTCGACCTCTACACGTGGCTCACGTACCGCGTGAGCTATCTGAGGGACCCCGTGGAGGTGTCGTGGCAGGCCCTGCATTCCCAGTTCGGAGCCGACTACGCCAGCCACTACGAGTTCGCTCGGAAAGCCAAGCGTGAGCTCCAGAAGATCAGCCTGGTCTGGCCTGAGCTGAGCTACGACACGCCACGTGGACGGCTCGCCCTAAGCCCCTCCCCCACCCACGTCAAGAAGCTGAAGGCGGGCTCCTGA